AGAACCTCCATCAACTAACGCGTACTACGGCTATACATATAAGACCCATTGGTAGATACGATTTatcaaaaaagcaaaaaaaaatcagaGAATCTTTcattaaagataattttatcaatcaactatcttatttttaatacccTACCAACTTCAAAGTTAAATACTCATTTTATCACATAGATCGTCGCTTCTAGTCTCTAACCAGCCATGTAAACTTATAGGTCTTCATCTATCGGACGGTTCATTAGACGCAACTAATACGTCACTGGTACCCTCTAACCTAGTTCCCTACCCTTACCTCTGTACCCTCTGAATAAGGGCACTGGAGCTTTACCTCCCGTGTACCCATGTATTGTGTTCCGAGTCTGAGGTACCAAGGATTTTGTAAGACTAGTACTTACTGGATTGCACGCTCTgaacaaaactttaaatttGTGTCCTGAATGAGTGTGATAGGAAAGAGGAGTGTTGTCATGGCTTTATAAAAAATGCCACATTAATAACGCTCagacataattatgtacataggtacatgcaggtcaaactgagaacctatTTTTATTAAGGTCAAGTTCCGTTTAGTGCCATGTTCTCCATTACATACCTACAACATTCTTAGTAGGTAGTAATATACCTTCAGAAAAGTTAAGTTTATCTTAAGTTAGTTTTAGGGCCAAATCAAGgcaaataaattgtaagtagATAGATACTAGATAGACATAGACGTGGTAAGTTCAACAACTATTATCTATAGTCCAGTAGCCAGTTAAACCACAGACATTCGTGTCTACAAttcaattgattattattacaGCTTTATTGTAATTAACTGAAACACGACTCCAAACGTCTAGTCGTTACATTGCAACTGTTCTCCCTAGATTTATAAACGGATTTAGATTTTATCTATTAAGTATTATCTTTAATATCTTAGTAGCTAGTTAACCATTGTTTTGTGCTGATAACTTAGTGTAGGTATAATGTATAGGTATTCTGTTCTATAACTATAATAATTGTAAGGTTAAGTTACTGTCTTTAACTGTCTTACTGTAACCCATCCAAAGAAAGTAATTTCGTGATTGACTTATTGTTATGAAGAGCCAATTTGATGCCAGAGTGAAAAAAGTGGCAGTGAAAGACAAAAAATTCCAAATGATTGGTTAGTACGATTCCCACGTAGTAGGctaaaagtaggtattttatcatttatccGATGAATCAATCGATCGATGTGTCACGATTCTCGATCCTGTACCGCCAACTTTTAGTAACagacaaatgtttttatttttattaaaaaactttcgACAGGTCGCcaaataaagttttgaaaatattttttgattattttagagCGAAAACTGAATTGAAATTCAAATCTAGACATTTATAAATCAATTGGTTCTGTACAATATGGAGAGTAAAACAAAACCAACTTTTGATTCCAAAGTCATACCCGTTGTGCGTACCCATAAACAAAGTCGatgaatgaattaaacattaaaGGCGGGATATCTAACTATTCCTACTATTTCCCACTATTGTAGCACAAACACGTGACTGAAACAAACATAAACagtaaaaacatcaaaataaatgaaatatattgaataacttttgaaggttAAGAGCAGCGTGAAGCGAACAAGCCCGAGGTGAATGAACGATACCTCACAATTACGTAACCGATGATCGTTCGCTAAATAATTATACCATCGACAAAAAATCCGCCGCGAAATGGCGCGCAAATATTcatattccatttttaaatgttcGGGTTTCTACGTAGTGTTGTCTACGAATAATGTATTGAGGTTTTATGCAAAATACTAAACTTATGTTGTCGTGCATCATCTGCATTGTAAACGTAGTTCTTTATTGTAACTACGTGTATTtgattaggtaatatttaaatgtacctagctttgtttacaaaattatagaaTGAATAAATTGACACAGTTacctatcaaaaaaatatttttctaaaacttcACAATagtcactttttttttaacaaacgtAAAATCACATGAACCCCAGATAGATTTAAACATTAAAACGAAAGCTGATTTGACGACCATCCTACACCTATTCATTCTATTGCCAGTAACAACaactaaatacaataaaaaatgtagaaCTTCTATGTTTTTCTAGCCCGTGTATACCTAACAACCTACgtagtataataatattctacTACGCAATAAAACAACGATCTTACACGCCCACAAACTAAACAAACCACGTGAATCGCACTTCCCTGAAAGATACACGCTATCTATTAGATAAACATACTATATTTTTGCATCGTTTTATGTTCAAACTTATCGAAAAGTAATTCGTAAAACTAATCAGGTACACAAATACCTTGATTCCAGCTGTTTCCCGCGGGACTTGCCTATTATAgtcgtataaaaatataaccatcTCTAGGACATCTATCACCATGATTAGTGTTACAGCGGCTCTGGTACATTAaggacttaagaaggaacatggtgggttttatttagtaaaagacaatttcccaccaaaaacaagACATCAACTGATATCTCAATCGGTTAATCAGTTTTATCATGAAAACGTAACGAACAAATTAActcaatttataatattaaatacttaagtaaCGCAAGAATAGTAGTTATTTCAAAtcgaaaaatacatatttacatttattaatcTGGTTGTTAGAATCGTGTTTAGATAATTCGTTTTAACATAAAATCATAATCGCCTCCTGGCTCCCGTAATCCACTTACAGGCTTACCGAGTTAGAGCATGCTCAAAATCAATTTAAGTGAGAAGTTTAACTTATTAATATGTTTCATAACCAAGTTGCCGTCGACTAGTACTCGGGGTTGTTGTTTAATTATTCTCTGCTAGTCTCTATTTTAGGAAATCAAAACGTATGCTTACTCTGAAAAGTTTAACTAAAAagaattttcattaatttaatttatttattcttttcagTCCACCAGACTACACAAAAGGCGTCTTCCAAACGTTAGGATTTAAAGAATTCCATGAGTATTTAATGCTATCTGAAGAGGAAAGAAATAGTGAGGCAGGGAAAAAAATACTCGAACAAAGTATAGAAAACATGAAAATGGGTACTAGAAGGTACGCCCGTCGGCAGAACAAGATGGTTAGAGGAAGATTCTTGGAACATCCTACAAGAGAAGTAAGCAGGTTTTAATTACTTgtctagtaaataaaataaataacgtttacAAATGTCTTAAATTATACTTCAAATTCCTGTAAAAGCGTATAATGTATTTGATATTACATGGTGTAGCAGTCAAAAGTTTAACTTTTTACATTACATCTATAATTAATCGAATAGAATGCCAACGAgttgtaacaaatattttattcttaatatTGTTGGGCAAATTGAATATATTTAGAACAGCGCCATCTCGTGTCTAGTAGTTAAACTAAATTACCAAATAACTGATGTCTGGCCATCTAGCGTGTAGTAGCAGAACTAATACAAACATTGATTCAGCGATTCGCAAGTGTAAACTATAATTGCTAATATTAatcgatagatggcgctaataatgtattttttcagATACCACCTATTTACGAACTTGATACTACAGATGTATCAAAATGGGACAAAGAAGTCAAAAGCAAAGCTATACACATTATAGAAAGTTATCTAAACGAATCCCCTTGTGACTTTCAACCATTAAAGTCGAACATAGATGACGCTCTACGGGAGGCTGATGGAAACTCACATAACTTCTGTGAAGTGTGTAACAGAATAATCATAGGAGATAATACCTACGCCATTCATCTCAAATCTTTTAGACATAAGAAGGTACTGAAGAAAAAACGCCAGGAGGAGGAACGCAAGAAAAAGGAAGAAATCAATGAGCCTGCTGTTTAGTTATGGACTGatttgatgtaaataaaataatagacaatatattcagaaattatttattcaaacataactaatattatatacatCTACACcaactaattataaattaaatcttcCGCCTCCTctgtattattgtatttaacCTTTTTAGCTCTGTAGTCATAGTGCTCAAATTCAGgatactgttttattatttcactgtATGCATCTACTATTCTGGCAAACTCCATGTTAGCGATCTGGTAAGGCCTGGTGACAGGATCAATGTCAGCCATCTTGTACATACGCAGTGCCATTTCTTCCCTAGCGTCTTCTGGGAACAAAGTCTGAGCACCTCTGATAGAATACTTTTGTCTCATAGAAAATATTTGCCGAACTACTTTTTCTACCATTTTGAAAGGATGCTGTATTATCGGGTTCTTTAAAGGAGTTAAGGTTACTACTCCAACATCGACATCTGGTTTTGGCAAAAATGCACCTCCTGAAATGTCAAATTTGTGTCTGACTGTGCACCAATTCTGGCACATAACTGATAGCCGACATCTCTGATCGCTCAAGATTCTAGCTGCCATCCTCTCAGCTACTTCTTTTTGAAATGTTAATGTCATCCTTGCTCTCCCAAAAGACCATGGACCTTCTTGCTTTGAAATCATTTCTAGCCACCTGATTATGAGGATTGTAGAGACACTAAAAGGTAGGTTACCAATTAGATGTACTGGTGGAGGTGAGTCATGCCAGTCTGTCTTCACATCTTCAGGAATGAAGTGACCAATGTCTGTCTTGAGAATGTCGCCCGGTATGATATCTACGTCAACTTGATTTCTGCATGCATCAGCAACTAGCTCTAACGATGGTATAAAACGGCGATCCTTCTCTATCAAAATAACTTTTCTTGGAGCTCTCTGTATTATTGACCTTGTTATTCCACCGGGGCCAGGCCCTACTTCACAGACGACATGTTTTTCTAAATTGCCAGCGGCGTTCACTATTTTGTCTATAATGCGAGGTTCCATAAGGAAGTTCTGAGACAGTTCGCGTAGAGCACGAAGTTTGTACAGCCGAATAATATCCTTAATACTTGGTAGAGGAGGTAATCTTATCTGTAAAGCTTTCTTTGCTGCGGCCATTTTAGGGCTGTTGCACTTTGACGGGCTCCTCAAAGTCGTCAAGGAAGGTTTCTTGTTTGACGGCGAATATCGAGTACAAATACACACTCAATACTCCACCACCAAGAGCAAGTCCGGTGATTCTGTTTTTCTTCGCAATCTGTTGCAACTTTTGTACGCGTTCTCGGTTTTTCTGTTCTATCAACTTCATATAAGCAATTTCAGCCGATTTAAGTACTGGGTCTTGAGCCGTACTGTTGATCTTCGGCTTGAAACTGGTATTGGAGTCACCCATTACGAAAACAAATTCTCTCCAAATATAACCTCAACACAGCTCGCAAACTTCCTGAGAATGAATGACAGACATAACCACAGATGTAAAATTGTTACATAATGAATGAATGTTTGAATGATAATAAAACATTCCAGAGCTAAGTAATTGAGATATTAAGcatgaagaattatttttttcgatGCAACACCTTAGTTTATGTAAAGAGTTTTGATGTAAAAAGGAAAATCGTTCAAATAtttcacttcaaaataaaaatggaaaagtCCTTctctttaaagaaaattattatggATTC
Above is a window of Helicoverpa armigera isolate CAAS_96S chromosome 11, ASM3070526v1, whole genome shotgun sequence DNA encoding:
- the LOC135117542 gene encoding tRNA dimethylallyltransferase-like, whose product is MATAALAIHDERLNSRVDSMIKDGLIQELLDFHDKHNKQRIQDGNPPDYTKGVFQTLGFKEFHEYLMLSEEERNSEAGKKILEQSIENMKMGTRRYARRQNKMVRGRFLEHPTREIPPIYELDTTDVSKWDKEVKSKAIHIIESYLNESPCDFQPLKSNIDDALREADGNSHNFCEVCNRIIIGDNTYAIHLKSFRHKKVLKKKRQEEERKKKEEINEPAV
- the LOC110373687 gene encoding dimethyladenosine transferase 1, mitochondrial, which translates into the protein MAAAKKALQIRLPPLPSIKDIIRLYKLRALRELSQNFLMEPRIIDKIVNAAGNLEKHVVCEVGPGPGGITRSIIQRAPRKVILIEKDRRFIPSLELVADACRNQVDVDIIPGDILKTDIGHFIPEDVKTDWHDSPPPVHLIGNLPFSVSTILIIRWLEMISKQEGPWSFGRARMTLTFQKEVAERMAARILSDQRCRLSVMCQNWCTVRHKFDISGGAFLPKPDVDVGVVTLTPLKNPIIQHPFKMVEKVVRQIFSMRQKYSIRGAQTLFPEDAREEMALRMYKMADIDPVTRPYQIANMEFARIVDAYSEIIKQYPEFEHYDYRAKKVKYNNTEEAEDLIYN
- the Ccdc56 gene encoding cytochrome c oxidase assembly factor 3, mitochondrial, giving the protein MGDSNTSFKPKINSTAQDPVLKSAEIAYMKLIEQKNRERVQKLQQIAKKNRITGLALGGGVLSVYLYSIFAVKQETFLDDFEEPVKVQQP